The Agarilytica rhodophyticola genome has a window encoding:
- a CDS encoding carboxypeptidase-like regulatory domain-containing protein, giving the protein MTELRLIHQKSATAIFALEDRFKRDQGTQGRRPQPFGDIAFYLTGQTTAASFTAFSEPRKLAITRNPSGYYMFFNKYYMGERSYQHNYEGIYRLRIVSQFYQVHEQDIQLPTASGAISIELEPKHTYPFVSSDAVSRGGVTLLRGTAYAADARGIEGLRVEVPGRSNTALTDQSGQWVLVFPEADGGGDVMVRHRFANGDVVDVANVPVVSRQSNSLQQTGIRGQVLNDDGIGIAGARIFVEGFSGQAYSAHDGRWSYYFGFTQPAVTVDVVAELSNGTTRTRFGVDVQARSVTAVPTFRFN; this is encoded by the coding sequence GTGACAGAACTAAGGCTTATCCATCAAAAATCGGCGACGGCGATATTCGCACTGGAAGACCGGTTTAAGCGAGACCAAGGAACACAAGGTCGCCGTCCGCAGCCATTTGGCGATATTGCTTTCTACCTTACCGGCCAAACAACGGCGGCAAGTTTTACCGCTTTTTCAGAGCCTAGAAAGCTGGCCATCACTCGCAACCCCAGTGGCTACTATATGTTTTTTAACAAGTACTATATGGGAGAGCGCAGCTATCAGCACAATTATGAAGGGATTTATCGTCTTCGTATTGTTTCCCAGTTTTACCAGGTGCACGAGCAAGATATACAACTCCCCACAGCCAGCGGGGCGATAAGCATCGAACTCGAACCTAAGCACACCTATCCATTTGTTTCCAGCGATGCGGTTAGCCGCGGTGGTGTGACTTTGTTGCGTGGCACTGCATATGCCGCTGATGCTCGCGGCATTGAAGGCTTGCGTGTGGAAGTTCCCGGTCGTTCAAACACAGCGCTAACGGATCAGAGCGGCCAGTGGGTGCTGGTGTTTCCTGAAGCGGATGGCGGTGGTGATGTGATGGTGCGCCATCGCTTTGCCAATGGTGATGTGGTGGACGTAGCCAATGTGCCCGTTGTTAGCAGGCAATCCAATTCGCTGCAACAAACAGGAATACGCGGGCAGGTGCTTAATGATGATGGCATCGGCATTGCCGGTGCTCGTATCTTCGTTGAAGGCTTCTCTGGACAAGCGTATTCCGCCCACGATGGCCGCTGGTCTTATTACTTTGGATTTACCCAACCTGCGGTGACAGTCGATGTCGTCGCAGAATTATCGAATGGCACTACGCGCACACGTTTCGGCGTTGATGTGCAAGCCCGGTCAGTCACGGCAGTGCCAACTTTTAGATTTAACTGA
- a CDS encoding CIS tube protein, whose protein sequence is MALQKATIEILDKEAINPSIGLPARIEVQFNPQEYSLSKGAQVAEINIPGIDSPILQFIRGQNEKLSLELFFDTTRPQPGQVAADMGDGARDVRKLTRSIYQLVKIQPRIHAQPRIRFYWGNGISFKAIVESVQQKFTLFNAQGVPLRAKCSVSFREYKTLEEQLKELNPQSSDHTKQRVIREGETLSGIAAEEYRNPALWRLIASYPGNKTALRTPRQLEVGATILIPPLDPSTASVFSIQGED, encoded by the coding sequence ATGGCATTGCAAAAAGCAACCATTGAGATTCTAGACAAAGAAGCAATTAACCCCAGTATAGGACTACCGGCGCGTATTGAGGTGCAGTTTAATCCTCAAGAATATAGCCTCAGTAAAGGTGCTCAGGTTGCAGAAATTAATATTCCTGGCATCGACTCACCCATTCTCCAATTCATTCGTGGACAAAACGAGAAGCTGAGTTTGGAGTTGTTTTTCGATACCACCCGGCCACAACCCGGACAGGTTGCTGCCGATATGGGAGACGGCGCTCGCGACGTACGCAAACTCACCCGTTCTATTTATCAGCTAGTAAAAATACAGCCGCGTATTCACGCGCAACCGCGCATACGTTTTTATTGGGGGAATGGTATTTCCTTCAAAGCCATTGTTGAAAGTGTGCAGCAAAAATTTACCTTGTTTAATGCCCAAGGCGTGCCGCTGCGAGCTAAATGCTCGGTTTCCTTTCGCGAATACAAAACCCTTGAAGAGCAGCTCAAAGAGTTAAACCCGCAATCCTCCGACCATACCAAGCAACGTGTTATTCGCGAGGGCGAAACGCTGTCGGGTATTGCCGCAGAAGAATATCGCAACCCGGCGTTGTGGCGCTTAATTGCAAGTTACCCAGGCAATAAAACCGCCTTGAGAACTCCCCGTCAACTTGAGGTCGGCGCCACCATTTTGATTCCTCCTTTAGACCCCTCTACGGCGAGTGTCTTTAGTATCCAGGGAGAAGATTAA
- a CDS encoding PAAR domain-containing protein — protein sequence MGQPAAKQNDQIVATDNHLIQPPGTAPAVMVPHPFNGLIDTALSSDVNIEGLPAATVDSIANNTPAHIPQGGSFVNPPTNQGKIIMGSGTVFINGKAAARNGDTAETCNDPKDLPVGNVVAVSTVLIGG from the coding sequence ATGGGACAGCCAGCAGCCAAGCAAAACGACCAGATTGTGGCAACGGATAATCATTTGATCCAGCCTCCAGGCACTGCCCCAGCAGTAATGGTGCCGCACCCCTTTAACGGCCTTATCGATACCGCGCTAAGTAGCGATGTCAATATCGAAGGACTGCCTGCCGCGACGGTTGATTCGATTGCCAATAATACGCCAGCTCATATTCCTCAGGGGGGGAGCTTCGTTAATCCGCCAACCAATCAGGGCAAAATTATCATGGGCAGTGGCACTGTATTTATTAACGGTAAGGCGGCGGCGCGCAATGGCGATACGGCCGAAACGTGCAACGACCCAAAGGATTTGCCAGTTGGCAACGTGGTCGCGGTCTCGACAGTGCTTATTGGAGGATAA
- a CDS encoding phage tail protein has protein sequence MAETGDRNDPYLAFNFLVEIDGVTTAGFAECSGLTTETDIVEYRNGDETNTLRKLAGLKKFTQIALKRGYTQSKELWDWRKKVMDGQTERQSGSIVLLDEARQEALRWNFREGWPSKWEGPTFNAKNNETAIETLEIAVEDLVLE, from the coding sequence ATGGCCGAAACAGGAGATCGCAACGATCCTTACTTAGCATTTAATTTTTTAGTGGAAATTGACGGTGTCACCACCGCGGGATTTGCAGAGTGTAGCGGACTGACGACGGAAACAGACATTGTTGAATATCGCAATGGCGATGAGACGAACACGCTGCGTAAGCTCGCAGGATTGAAAAAATTCACTCAGATCGCCTTAAAGAGAGGATATACCCAGAGCAAAGAGCTGTGGGATTGGCGAAAAAAAGTGATGGATGGGCAAACCGAGCGACAGTCAGGTTCTATTGTGCTGTTGGATGAGGCGCGCCAGGAAGCATTGCGTTGGAACTTTAGGGAAGGCTGGCCGAGTAAATGGGAAGGCCCAACCTTTAACGCTAAAAATAATGAAACCGCCATCGAGACTTTAGAAATTGCGGTAGAAGATCTGGTACTGGAATAA
- a CDS encoding phage baseplate assembly protein V, whose product MSKGQNGIVIGLVTSLEDPEDIGRIQVEYPYLGDQPSFWARVVSFMAGAERGARFLPEVGEEVVVAFEQGDPRRPLILGSVWSTVDAPIPHDGSQVDNNWRYIKSRSGHVLRFDDTDGAEKVEVIDKDEAHKIIIDTSGDKIEIICDSGDVMVTAESGKVSVSGSEVNVESSGDMNLKAAGTMTIEGATVNIN is encoded by the coding sequence ATGAGTAAAGGACAAAACGGCATTGTTATCGGCCTAGTGACATCGCTGGAAGATCCAGAGGATATTGGTCGCATTCAAGTGGAATATCCCTACCTAGGCGACCAACCCAGCTTTTGGGCGCGGGTGGTGTCATTTATGGCCGGTGCCGAACGTGGGGCACGATTTCTGCCAGAAGTGGGAGAAGAGGTGGTAGTCGCTTTCGAGCAAGGTGACCCCCGCAGGCCGCTTATTTTAGGCAGTGTCTGGAGCACCGTCGATGCGCCTATTCCCCACGATGGCAGCCAAGTGGATAACAACTGGCGCTACATTAAATCCCGCAGTGGCCATGTGCTGCGCTTTGACGATACCGATGGCGCTGAAAAGGTAGAAGTCATCGATAAGGATGAGGCGCACAAAATTATTATCGATACCTCTGGCGACAAGATTGAAATCATCTGCGATAGCGGTGATGTGATGGTGACCGCTGAGAGCGGCAAGGTAAGTGTCTCGGGGTCGGAGGTCAATGTGGAATCTAGCGGTGACATGAATTTGAAAGCCGCAGGCACCATGACGATAGAAGGGGCGACGGTCAATATTAACTAG
- a CDS encoding phage tail sheath C-terminal domain-containing protein, which yields MFAHNTPGVYFHGHDSSEAAIPLRRMDIAGFVGIAAKGPLHKALRVDSWTQFTSTFGEHIPQAYLAYAVEGFFSNGGRTCWIVRVAASEFAKCAEVIINDDSGQPALALRARSPGIWANQLRLRLLRNNAEQFSIVARDNLGGQEIWRNLDLQPQVEAVINNDPESPIRIEVIPEHSTGDITALRVPKSGRYRVAAGETITLADSTDASNDALKLISRHDEELNAVVEGDGRGLFKLIISSVDSNVKVQKTWFGLQLASRAEQVINTAGAGSDWFYARLIRAENHVTTTGLSARNLRTGSYHLSGGSDGLQELTLAHVIGTSGAAHSSEASPLGLDCLASVDAVNLVAIPDLMPVPQLTPAFKPDTPNCSILEPEFLPELPTAEVGLEFPPQFDELQLQTAQQALVAHCEGLRDRFALLDMPAQISRRDDVLKWRAQFDSSYAGLYFPWIKSSDPLRLQSLVRSIPPCGHLAGIFARNDAQSGPQRAPANWRLLDAKAVIHEVDERAHGDFNDAHVNIIRKLSEGNVSIQGARTLSSDMNLRFINVRRLLMMISETLDEFSQALVFEPSSENLWLRIDLSVRAYLNRIWRAGMLDGASADEAFQVRCDAQTNPPSVIEQGKVLCEISLNLPWPAEFVLVRVGFTSTGVELQEG from the coding sequence ATGTTTGCGCACAACACGCCGGGAGTTTATTTCCACGGGCACGATTCAAGCGAGGCTGCTATACCTCTACGTCGCATGGACATCGCGGGGTTTGTGGGTATCGCAGCGAAGGGGCCTTTGCATAAGGCGTTGCGCGTCGACAGTTGGACACAGTTTACCAGTACCTTTGGCGAGCATATTCCCCAGGCATATTTGGCTTATGCCGTCGAAGGCTTTTTTAGTAATGGTGGCCGCACGTGTTGGATCGTGCGAGTTGCCGCGTCAGAATTTGCCAAATGTGCTGAGGTTATCATTAACGATGACAGCGGGCAGCCGGCGCTCGCGCTGAGGGCTCGTTCACCAGGCATTTGGGCCAACCAGCTAAGGCTGCGACTGCTGCGCAATAACGCCGAGCAATTTTCCATAGTTGCAAGGGATAATTTAGGTGGACAGGAAATCTGGCGCAATCTCGATCTGCAGCCGCAAGTAGAGGCTGTTATCAATAATGATCCAGAAAGCCCTATTCGCATTGAGGTAATACCCGAGCATTCAACTGGCGATATCACTGCTTTACGTGTGCCAAAGTCGGGTCGCTATCGTGTTGCTGCGGGAGAAACCATTACTCTGGCCGATAGTACTGACGCTAGCAACGATGCTCTAAAGCTGATATCACGGCACGATGAAGAGCTAAATGCGGTCGTGGAAGGGGATGGTCGAGGGCTGTTTAAGCTGATTATCTCCAGTGTTGATTCTAATGTTAAAGTACAAAAAACGTGGTTTGGTCTGCAATTAGCTTCGCGGGCGGAACAGGTGATTAACACGGCCGGCGCGGGATCGGATTGGTTTTATGCGCGCTTAATACGTGCAGAAAATCATGTCACCACCACAGGTCTCAGTGCTCGCAACCTGCGAACGGGATCATATCATTTAAGTGGCGGCAGCGATGGGCTTCAAGAGCTTACGCTAGCACATGTGATTGGCACCAGTGGGGCAGCTCACAGCTCAGAAGCGAGCCCTTTGGGGCTGGATTGTCTGGCCTCTGTGGACGCCGTTAACCTCGTTGCGATTCCCGATTTAATGCCTGTCCCTCAGCTTACTCCTGCGTTTAAACCTGATACTCCCAACTGCAGCATACTGGAACCTGAGTTTTTACCAGAATTGCCAACTGCGGAGGTAGGATTAGAATTTCCTCCACAATTTGATGAGTTGCAACTGCAAACCGCACAACAAGCGCTTGTTGCCCACTGTGAAGGTTTGAGAGATCGCTTTGCTTTACTCGATATGCCAGCTCAAATCTCCCGTCGCGACGATGTATTAAAGTGGCGCGCTCAGTTTGATAGCAGTTACGCTGGCCTCTATTTTCCCTGGATAAAATCATCTGACCCGCTGCGCCTGCAATCCTTAGTGCGAAGTATTCCCCCCTGCGGTCATTTGGCTGGAATATTTGCCAGGAATGATGCGCAGTCTGGCCCGCAACGCGCACCGGCCAATTGGCGCTTACTGGATGCTAAGGCGGTTATCCACGAAGTGGATGAGCGTGCCCACGGAGATTTCAATGACGCTCACGTCAACATCATCCGTAAACTTAGTGAGGGCAACGTCTCTATACAGGGGGCACGTACATTGAGTAGCGATATGAATTTGCGTTTTATCAATGTGCGGCGCCTACTCATGATGATCAGCGAAACCCTTGATGAATTCTCACAAGCTTTAGTCTTTGAACCGAGCTCTGAAAACCTATGGCTGCGCATTGACCTAAGTGTACGAGCCTATCTCAATCGCATCTGGCGTGCAGGTATGCTCGATGGGGCAAGCGCCGACGAAGCTTTCCAAGTGCGCTGTGATGCGCAAACCAATCCGCCTAGCGTCATTGAGCAGGGCAAAGTGCTGTGTGAAATTTCATTAAATTTGCCGTGGCCAGCAGAGTTTGTGCTTGTTCGCGTAGGTTTTACCAGCACCGGTGTGGAGTTACAGGAGGGATAA
- a CDS encoding phage tail sheath family protein: MPEYLSPGVYVEEISTGSRPIEGVSTSTTGFVGLTERGPTAPRLVTSWLDYQRWYGGFLDTATSFLPFAVKGFFDNGGQRAFIARVTQSDAAVATLDLDSSGGAGQFLTVRAIGTGASGNHIYVGVSKGSRSGFRLRVRYFRTIPVDLAAATPDVEEDYDDLGLVPAGSRFVITTVNNASQLIELSWGDSDLDPALPDNIGFTPLANGSDGSIPMASTDFVGNSAVPPDQRTGLAGLETIDEISILTVPDEVHPALDSTNQVNVRNEIINQCERLRDRFAVLQVPSGQGNVASISVNKDTSYAALYYPWVRVFNPLTLDSVLVPPGGHIAGIYARTDIERGVHKAPANEVVRGIITSDLAGNRRPLEYHITKGEHDILNPLGINAIRDFRADGRGLRVWGARTMSSDSQWRYINVRRLFIFIEESIDEGTQWVVFEPNYEPTWARVKRSITSFLTSIWRSGALAGTTQDEAFFVKCDRTTMSQDDIDNGRLICYIGVAPVKPAEFVIFRISQKTVEDGA, from the coding sequence ATGCCTGAATACTTATCACCCGGAGTATATGTAGAAGAAATTAGCACTGGATCTAGGCCTATTGAAGGTGTGAGTACGAGCACCACCGGTTTTGTGGGGCTGACAGAACGTGGCCCAACAGCGCCGCGCTTAGTGACCAGTTGGCTAGACTATCAACGCTGGTATGGTGGGTTTTTAGACACCGCCACATCCTTTTTACCTTTTGCCGTCAAAGGCTTTTTTGACAACGGCGGGCAGCGTGCCTTTATTGCTCGTGTAACACAGTCTGATGCCGCCGTTGCAACTCTCGATTTAGATAGCTCAGGGGGAGCCGGGCAGTTCTTAACTGTAAGAGCTATTGGCACGGGTGCCTCGGGTAATCATATTTATGTTGGCGTAAGCAAAGGCAGTCGTTCAGGTTTTCGTTTGCGTGTTCGCTACTTTCGCACTATTCCCGTCGACCTAGCAGCTGCAACGCCAGATGTTGAAGAAGATTATGATGATCTCGGGCTAGTTCCTGCGGGATCTCGCTTCGTGATCACAACGGTGAATAACGCTTCGCAGCTCATCGAGTTAAGTTGGGGAGACAGTGATCTAGATCCAGCTCTTCCGGACAATATTGGCTTTACTCCACTGGCCAATGGCAGCGACGGCAGTATCCCAATGGCGTCTACTGACTTCGTTGGCAACTCGGCAGTGCCTCCCGATCAGCGCACCGGGCTTGCCGGTTTGGAGACCATCGATGAAATTTCTATTCTAACCGTACCCGACGAGGTTCATCCTGCGCTAGATAGTACTAATCAAGTTAACGTACGCAATGAAATCATTAATCAGTGCGAACGCCTCCGCGACCGTTTTGCTGTGCTGCAAGTCCCTAGTGGCCAAGGTAATGTGGCATCGATTAGCGTTAATAAAGATACCTCATACGCAGCCCTTTACTACCCCTGGGTGCGTGTGTTTAACCCCCTCACACTCGACAGTGTGTTAGTGCCGCCCGGCGGCCATATAGCGGGAATTTATGCACGTACCGATATTGAGCGCGGTGTCCATAAAGCGCCGGCCAATGAAGTGGTGCGGGGAATTATCACATCGGACTTAGCGGGTAATCGTCGTCCGCTGGAATATCACATTACCAAAGGGGAGCACGATATTTTGAACCCTCTTGGTATTAATGCGATTCGCGATTTCAGAGCCGATGGTCGAGGCCTTCGTGTATGGGGCGCGCGAACGATGTCGAGCGATAGTCAATGGCGTTACATCAATGTGCGTCGTCTGTTTATCTTCATTGAAGAATCTATTGACGAGGGCACCCAGTGGGTGGTCTTCGAGCCAAATTACGAGCCTACATGGGCGCGAGTAAAACGCAGTATCACCAGCTTTTTAACCAGTATATGGCGCAGTGGCGCACTGGCGGGTACTACACAAGACGAAGCGTTCTTTGTGAAATGTGATCGTACCACCATGAGTCAGGACGATATCGATAACGGGCGTTTGATCTGCTACATCGGCGTCGCGCCAGTGAAACCCGCAGAATTTGTCATTTTCCGTATCAGCCAAAAGACCGTGGAAGATGGTGCTTAG
- a CDS encoding phage late control D family protein, whose amino-acid sequence MSTALPIHQGQDFYVPQFEVKLRNQTLAQPIVRDVLKASYKDSIKDIDSFEITINNWDAETRDFKYADASLFDPGNELELLMGYYGSGEMRSMIKGQITSLRPNFPATGKPTLVISGLNLLHKFRNKQESHAYTELTDSQVAKQIAGRLGVSIRTDSAAQGNEETYKYLLQDNQYDIIYLMERAHRLGYDLFVEETSGQPRLYFGPSVNIQRTTYELEYGKSLIHFQPNLSTANQVAKVTVRGWDEQRKAKIEATVARSQIATKGVGQQGGQAQIDSSFADREEVIANKPVATNEEAQTLARETLERIAKDMIKGSGSTVGLPDLRAGSVLQLSGLGQRFSGRYFVTATTHTIGDTGYTTQFQCRREELS is encoded by the coding sequence ATGAGCACTGCTCTGCCTATACACCAAGGCCAGGATTTTTACGTACCACAATTTGAGGTGAAGTTGCGCAATCAAACACTGGCCCAGCCTATTGTGCGCGACGTCTTAAAAGCCAGCTACAAGGATAGTATTAAAGATATCGATAGCTTTGAAATCACCATTAATAATTGGGACGCAGAAACACGAGATTTCAAATACGCGGATGCCAGCCTGTTTGATCCAGGTAATGAATTAGAACTGCTTATGGGCTATTACGGCAGTGGTGAAATGCGCAGCATGATTAAAGGACAAATTACATCGCTGCGGCCAAACTTTCCCGCCACGGGTAAGCCTACTCTGGTGATTAGTGGTTTAAATCTCTTGCATAAATTTCGTAATAAACAAGAGTCCCACGCCTATACAGAACTTACCGATAGTCAAGTCGCCAAGCAAATTGCCGGTCGTCTAGGTGTTTCCATTCGCACTGATAGTGCCGCGCAAGGCAATGAAGAAACCTATAAATATTTATTACAAGATAATCAGTACGACATTATTTACTTGATGGAACGTGCTCACCGCCTTGGTTATGACCTTTTTGTAGAGGAAACTAGCGGCCAGCCGCGGCTCTATTTCGGGCCATCGGTCAATATCCAGCGAACCACCTACGAACTTGAATACGGTAAATCGCTGATTCACTTTCAACCCAATCTTTCTACCGCCAATCAGGTGGCCAAAGTGACTGTGCGGGGGTGGGACGAGCAGCGCAAAGCAAAAATCGAAGCCACGGTGGCACGCTCACAAATTGCTACTAAAGGTGTGGGTCAACAAGGGGGACAGGCACAAATTGATAGCTCCTTTGCCGACCGTGAAGAAGTCATTGCCAACAAACCTGTCGCCACCAATGAAGAAGCTCAGACCCTAGCGCGAGAGACACTGGAAAGAATTGCCAAAGACATGATTAAAGGCTCTGGCTCAACGGTGGGGTTGCCGGATCTTCGCGCCGGAAGTGTCTTGCAACTTTCTGGTCTAGGGCAGCGTTTCAGTGGACGTTATTTTGTCACCGCCACCACACACACCATCGGTGACACCGGCTACACCACACAATTCCAATGTCGGCGCGAGGAATTGTCATGA
- a CDS encoding GPW/gp25 family protein, producing the protein MNSLIGKGWSFPLKPNSNGELKWADGNDKVRQSIWLILSTAPGERVMLPSFGCGIHDLTFEANTSSLRGLLREKVREALVQWEPRIDVVEVRVEVPPEGRNHLLIRVDYRLRTNNAFYNLVYPFFLSEGVN; encoded by the coding sequence GTGAATAGTCTTATTGGCAAAGGCTGGAGTTTTCCACTGAAACCTAACAGTAACGGAGAACTCAAGTGGGCAGATGGCAACGATAAAGTGCGGCAAAGTATTTGGTTGATCCTATCTACCGCGCCAGGAGAGCGAGTGATGCTGCCGAGCTTTGGCTGCGGTATTCACGATCTAACGTTCGAGGCCAACACCTCATCACTACGTGGCTTGTTGCGAGAAAAAGTGCGCGAAGCCTTGGTGCAATGGGAGCCTCGGATCGACGTGGTAGAGGTGCGCGTAGAGGTTCCACCTGAAGGGCGAAATCACTTACTTATTCGCGTCGATTACCGTCTTCGCACCAATAATGCTTTTTATAACTTGGTCTATCCCTTCTTTTTAAGTGAAGGCGTGAATTAG
- a CDS encoding phage tail protein yields the protein MALLGIRNDPFLSFRFVVLLDGITLAGFSECSGLQLETEFEEYMEGGENLFVHKFPTRTKQSNLVLKRGIVDRELWDWYAALIQGQVRPKDGIIVVYDPSGSYPQIVWQFSDALPQKWQGPDLNASQSNVAVETLELSYFRLERRL from the coding sequence ATGGCATTACTCGGCATACGTAACGATCCCTTTTTGAGCTTCCGTTTTGTGGTACTGCTCGATGGTATCACCCTGGCAGGATTTAGCGAATGCTCAGGGCTGCAGTTGGAAACGGAGTTTGAAGAGTACATGGAAGGAGGAGAGAACCTCTTTGTCCACAAATTTCCTACGCGTACCAAGCAAAGTAATTTGGTGCTAAAGCGCGGCATTGTCGATCGGGAATTATGGGATTGGTACGCGGCCTTGATTCAGGGTCAAGTGAGACCAAAAGACGGCATCATTGTGGTCTATGACCCTTCAGGTAGCTACCCGCAAATTGTGTGGCAATTTAGCGACGCCTTACCACAAAAGTGGCAGGGGCCGGACTTAAATGCCAGCCAAAGTAATGTCGCAGTGGAAACACTAGAGCTTAGCTATTTTCGTCTGGAACGGCGTTTGTAG